From the Ciconia boyciana chromosome 6, ASM3463844v1, whole genome shotgun sequence genome, the window CCGGGGCAGCCCGCGGGCCGCGGCCGGGAAGCGGGggatggatggacggacggacggacggacggactgccgcccggcacggcccccgccccgggcccgctcccctcccgggccgccgccggggctaCAGCTCCTGCGGCCGCGGGGAgcggctgccgcccgccgccggcaccCCCGCCGGCAGGGaggcagccccctcccgccTGCTTGGTGTCGGGGGGCTCGCTAATCGGcgggtttggtttgggggggtttttttttttgttttgtttgtttttttttttcctgaggtgaTTAAACGTGAAATTACCAGTAATTCGTCGGGTCTAATGGAGTTATCTGTATAAATGCACAGTTTTTCTGCGGTCAGAGGAAtagtttccttcatttttgaAGCCACAAACATGCAGGTAGCTCCGAGCAATTGCAATCGGCTTTTCTTGAGGGGTTCAAACGACAAAAATCTGTCCAAATAATTCATAGCCAAGGGGAAAACTTCCTCTTCGCACTTCTGCTCCTCGCAAACCTGCAAGAAGGAGAGAGATCGTTGAAGAATAATTTGATAGAGGCGAAAGCCAGGCTTGTCCCACTGCCCTcgtcttccccacccccccacccccgggctTTGCAGGGCAAGGTTGAAGGAGACGAGGGGGAAAAGGCACTTGGGGGAAACGGATAAATAAGGGAAAAACAGAGGcatcaaagaaaatgaaagtcacGAGTGACAAAGTGAGGAGAAATGTGGCGTTAGAAATCCGCAGGCGAttcatggttaaaaaaaaaagggggggggggtcgaAGAGAGGaggtctgtccccatctttccagCCCctagaagaaattttaaaaaaggaaagaaaaagaaaagcggAGGAAAATGCGAGCCCCCGTGTCTGGGAATGGGGTGCAGAGCCGGGCTTGCCCCCGGATTTATTTATTtcgcttttattttttcatctaatTTGCCGTTGTGCTGCCGATTCCTCTCTCTGGTCGAGACACAAAGGTGGCGTCCAGCCTCATTTCCCCAGACGTCatcttttcaaaaaatatttaaaaatataaaaaaaattcttcgAGCTCTcaaaaaaggttgaaaatgAAGCGGCGGGGGTCCTTTACCGAGCCCCGTGCCGATGGTCCTGCTGGGGGGCTCCGGGGAGGCCCCCCGAAGTGAAATTCACCGCCTCCCTCTCTCGCCCTGCAGCACAGCCGGGCGCGACATTTCCCTGAACGAGGCAGGGCGCTGCgctttcaaaaattaattaaaaatacatcgCGGGCGCCCAGGGCTTCCGAAAAGGCATGAAAATGtagcccagctcctggggctcCCGCTGGGAGCCCCCCCAGACGTGTCCCGCCGGGGACGAGGCCCTTTCCAACTCGCTTTTCCCAGGCGACCTTGCAGATCGCCGCCGCAGCACAAGCATGCCTTTGAGGGGTGACCACAGCTCGAGCCTCTCTTCGCGCTGAACAAAGAAACTTTCACCCTGCAACTCCCCCAAGAAACGCCGGAGCCCCTCCGGCCGGTCCCCCTGCCCGCAACCCCAGCGGGGTCCCCCGGCCCCCGACCTTCTTCCCCCGGCCCCcttcccccgctcccccccgcaACACACACCCTTGGCTTGCTCCCCGGgactttcttaatttttctcccGATTAATAAAcacttttgctttgcaaataaaagaacaaagatgGCGCATAATACTGGCACGGGCAGCCACTTGCATACGTGTACAAggatattaatttaaaataaaatccccagGAAAAATTAACTGGCAGGCTTTCCCGGCGGCCCCGCACCGCGCGGCCGGGGGCTCGGCAGCCGGGGCCgctcccggcggggcggcggacGGGGGGTACCGCCGAGCGGGCCCTTctccgcgctccccgccgccggtACCGCCTCGCCCCGACGGCCGGAAAAGGTGGCGGGGCAGCCCCCGACCCCCGACGCGCTGTGCcgggatggggggggaggggtgtcgTCCGCCGCCCCTCCGCGGCGGGACCCGACTGCTGCAGCGGGGATAAAGAAGCGACAATAACGGCGGCAGCGATCGTAACCCCGGCCCGCGTCCCGTCGTTACACGCGGGCGTCTCCGAGGCCAGAGCAACGTGTGCCGCGCCGGGGAACTTATttcgggggggcgggggggggggggccgggagcggcAGGAGATGGGGGAGCAGCTCTGCGGCTTAATTCATTTCGGTGCCGAAGCTTGCAAAGAGAATCCCCGAAAGATACAAACCTCCAACATCCAAGTGGCAACTATTTTCCTCATATATGGCAAGATTTCTTTCTGCACGCACTTGAAGTAGGAGACGGAGGGCGAGCAGGTCTCCTCCGCCTTCAGCATTGTCTGCAGCACCCTGTCATTGAGGAGGTTGGCATCTAGGTAGGCTCGTCGGATGGTGTCCACCTCgcagcacagcagctgatgTTCCATGTCTGCCTCCGTCGTCTCGAGTCAGTTTTCTGCAGCAGGACTGAGTCAGTCGCTCGCTcgctctctctcttccccttccagGAGTCCCTTGGATGCTGCTTCTGCTACTGCCGCTACAGCCCTCTGGAGGCTGCAAAACTTTCTAACTTCCAACAAAACTCTCCTGTATAGTCCCTGTGACGTTACTGTTGTTAAGCAGAGATCAAAGCACgagagagaatgagaaagagagagagagagagccAAAAGCAAGGGGCAGAGCCCTAAAGCCATCCCATAGGCTTCAAGTCCTTCCCCTTTGCTTAGCTTATAGAGAGCAGGGGTttaatgcaaatgcaaatgagacaagggcttgctttcttcaagggcaagggagaggtgggggaaaCCCAAATTGTCTCTTCAGTGTAtcatgcataattttaaaaatggagcGAGTTCTGCAGTGGGAGCCAAATGATGAATGGGGCTAGgccacacacagacacgcagGGATATAAATACAAGGAGACTTCGTTGGTATTATTTTACTGGGGgcgccggggagggggagcagggccgCACCGGCGCGTCGCTGTTCGTTatcaattattattattattattattgccaTCACCGATGCGTACCTGCAATATCTGTCGCTCCAAACAGCGCACTCCCAACCTGAACTCCCGGTCTTTGTAGCTTTTCCCAAGGGAAAAGCTTTCTCCCGTTTCCTCAGCCCTATTTTTTCCCAGCCTAGATGGTTGTGCTGCACGCcagaaattttaaaggaattggGGTCTCCCCCTTTCTGCCAAGACggtgctttttcttctcttccccccttttttttttttttttacatctttcctttcactttAAAGGTCTTACCCCCCAAAAGGGGCACGGAggtggcaggggacagggcGACAGCTAACCCGAACCGCAGCTGGCGGCAGTGCACGCCGGGCAGGCCCCACTCGGCACCCCACCCCCACCGCTCACAGCCACCCAGAAAAAAtatcccagcagagcagcaaaatgGTGGCCAGAGCTTCCTCTAGCACCTAAAGGGAGATGAAtcggggggggaaggggagggagggaggtgccGGCAGCCGCCGGAGCCTGCCGGGGCCCCATCCCACACGCCACGCCGCCAGGACAGCCTGTCCACGCGTGACGTGCAATGGTGGGGCCCCACCGTAAATAACTCCCGTTCCCCGGCTGAACTGCCTGTACCTGAAAACACTTTGCTTTGCATTGTTTCTAATTAAAGAGCCTCTTTTAAACTCCTCGCTTCTTGAGGGGCTGATAGGGGAGCTCGGGGCCCGCTGGAGAATAGCGGAGGTGAAGCCAATGCACCCCTGCATGGGCGAAACGACTCGTCCTGCACCGAAGTGGAGCGGGGAGAAGCGGGAAGGCCATAAACTGGGGTTCACACTGCCTTCTGCCTGCCCGCCCCTCAAAACCTGAGCACTGGGATCAACCTCTGCCTCGGTGCTTTAGCATCACCTGGGCGCAGCACCGATAGCAGGAATACCTACCGGTGGTACAGCACTCGCGGCAGCATCGCCAGCAGGCGTCAGGGCAGCGGAAGGGCCTCATGGCCGCTGGAGGACATGCCGTGGAGTCATATAGCATCTCTCCTGCATGACCTGCGGGGAAAGCAGTGCCAAAGATCACAGGGCATGTTGTTGCACAGTTGTGTGTTTACGTAATCTCTTTGCATGAAATATCTGCCCATCTTTCCTAGTTTACCGGTTTGCTTGACCATTTGTCTCCATTCTGTCTTCGTCTGTTAGGAGGATGTCGGAGGCCCGGGGGATCTCAGTTCCCCTTGCGTGCCGCAGCCCGTGAGGCGAATCTGGATGGTTTCTCAGCGAGGAAGCTGTCCCCTGCCTGCGTCCCTCCGCCTGTCTATTGTGCTTCACTCCCAGGACACGCACTTCTGTTTTCACAACTTCACTTGGCCGGggaggttttaatttttaatgaagaaacatgCCATGAGCCTGCACTCCCAGACTGGAATTCGGCCTGCCCGCGATGCACAACTGGGGGATCCTATTTAATTGActtccctgcacccccaacACCTTTCTAGGGAGCAGCTgctttgggggtgcagggaaaGCGCTTGGGGGAGCCAGTCCCTgccccctctcctgcccaggATGGTGCCGGCACTTTGCCTCCAAACGTTTGATCCTGGCCACGTCGCCCGAGTCGCCCGGCCCTGCCCAGGCGCACGGactccctctcccagccccgcGCAGGGCCACGCCGTCGGCATCCTGGCCCTCCCGGTGCCTCCCGGCTGCGGTGGGCTCGGTGAGGGGGGTCCCCCCGCCCTTTCAGCACGAGGCCGGTGTTTCATTCATAAAAGCtccccggcggggcgcggggctccccggcgggcgggcggtgccggcggcggggagcggcgctggcccggggcccggggggagcccccggcgggcggcgcggggcggcgcggccgcagGAAGCGGCCATTAGCGCGAGCCAATGGGGGCGCCGGGCTGTTACCAGGCGGATCGGGCAGATCTCGGCACGGGGCTCGCCCGGTCCCGCCGAGACAAAGGGGACTGGTCAGAAGTGCGAgagccgcggccgccggcccggccccccccccaccccgctcgCCCCGGTGGCAGCTCCGGACTCCGCCTCCGCCCGCCGCACCGGCCGGCCCCGCAcctgcccgggccggggggcggcgccgcccgcccccgccgccggggtcCCGCCCCCGCCGCTACCTGCCCgctggcggcggggctgcggcggcagcgggcaggggctgcggcgGCGCCCGGTCCCCGCCTGCGCCGCCCTCAGGCctgccccgcgctgccggcTCCCCCAACGGCCCCCGGGGCAGCGgccgccgggcagcgccggccggggccgggggatgCCCGCCCGCCCGTCCCGGGGTGCGTGCTTAACGGGCGTGCCgcctcctgccccgctgcctAACGCGCCCAGCCCGCggcgctccccgccgctccTGCGCGGCGGCGCTCCCGGGGGCGGGCTGCGCGCTGCACCCGCCGCCGCTCTCGCCCCGGGGGCTTCCGACAGCGCTTCCTTcctgcccgccctccccgccTCGCCTCTCCcgtccctcccctccccgcggcgcCCGCTGCCGGGGACGCCGCTCCCGGCCGGCACTTTCTCATGATGTCatcccgccccgcgccgccgccgtgCCGGCCCCGCTGACAAAGGGCAaccggcccgccccgccggctgcGCGTGCGCGGCCCCTCCGCGGGCGCGCGCATTCCTCgcgtgccgccgccgcccgccgtAATCTTACGAAGAGTCGCGCAGCGGTTCTGCCGCGGGGGTCACCGGCGGGGAAGCGACCCCCAGCCCTCCGCGGCTCTGGCCGGGCCGAACCGGCCCGGAGCGGATTAAACCGGCACAAACGGGTGGGGGGCAGCAgccgcgcccgccccgggggAGCGGCGTCCCTCTGGCCGGGGCTTCAAACCCTGGGCACCTCCGCCCTGGCTCTCCCGCCTGTCACCTGCTTTCCTTCCACGCTGCCTGTAATTATGTCCTGCTGACGAGGCAGGAGGTGCCTTGGTGCCCGATGGGAGAGAGGTGATGAGGCCCCCGGCGTGCCGGGGGCTCTGGTGGGACTCTGGTGAGGAGGGCAGCCCGGGGCCGGCCCAGGCCCTGCGGCGGCACAGCCTCCTGCCATGTTTTCCCCGTGGCATGCGCACCCACGGGGCCTGGTGCGAAGCCGCACGCCTTCCGGATGGATCCGAGAGGTCCCCAAACCGCCTCCCTTGGGCGGACACAAGTGCTTATGGACGAGATGCTCCTCCGAGGCCTCGCTGAAGAAGTGGATCCTGAACGCCGGCCGTGGGGCAGCTCTCCCTCATTTCCATCTAGTGCCGACTACATCAGCAGCCCAAATGCAGGGCCGCCGTACGGGGCCTGTGGAGGGTGCGATTTGAAGAAACAAGGCTCACAGAGGATTTCCGTGGGAGATCCATCACCAAGCTGGGGAGAGGCACGAGCCTGcgtgggagggagggtgagcctggcacagagcaggggACAGACGGCCGGCCGGGGTGTCCTGAGGCGAGGAGGCATTGCTGGTGGGAGCGGCAGGCAGGGACAGACCACAGTGACTTTCCGGAGCTGACGGAAATTAGCCCAAGTTTAGCCTGGACAGTGGAGGCAAGAAAGTGGAGAAAGGAGGCAAAAGGGCTaaggacaggggaagaaaaaggaaggaagcaaggactggttttgtttgtttcttcatcAAGGGAAACCTCATGTTCGGCCATGCCAGAAACGAGCCGGTGGAAGGAGGGGCACCAAAGGAAGCCTGGCAGACAACATCAAGGTGAATAGACAATCTCTTTATGCGCCAACATCCTCAAAGTGAAAATGTtgcagtggaaaatatttttattttaaaaccagcagttactgtttctgttttgctatgCGCTGTTAACCCAGAATCCTCAGCTGACAGTACGTTTTAGTAATACATCAGCATGAAAATGACCAACATAGGCGCCGGTGTTTGATATGGATTAGTGAACTATGAAAAAGCATCTTAGCCACATAGAGCATTTAAACTTGATTTACAAGGtagaaaaggaacattttctcCATTCCCCAAACCGACACTTCCTCCGTGTAATATTGCAAGGCAATTTAAAGGCACGTTATGAATACCGTTAGAATTTTGTTGTTGAACGGGGTATTGGTAGTAGCTTTTGAAACACGGTGTTGTTATTTTTCGTCCCTCTTTTCACCaatattgcaaaacaaaaaacacaggGAGATGTTTCATGGTAATTATAGGTTCAgttctgctcccactgaagtcagcagctgTTGGGTTGCTGTAACGGGGCAGATTGCTGATGTGATGACttgcttggggtggggggacagagAGTTTACGGGAATGATTCCTACGCTGTGTTATTCATTAGTGGCAAAGCCCTAATCAAATTTTGCAGAGTACCTTGCATAATTCCTGATAAGTGCCAGTAAATCAGTATGTATCACATACATTGCAGAAAAGGTATTTCAGGAATGTCTTAGGTGTCGTCTtcttacattttgtttctctccctctgccagAAAAGATGCATTAGTAATCATGATCCAGACTACCAGATAGGCTGGGCTGGTTGGGTAGCTCCATGGAGGCAGATTTGCTTCCTGGCTAAATGCATTGGCTGTGGAGAGAGGTAGCTGCAGAGATCAACACATGTCCCTGTGCAATTTTCTGTGCAGTAAAAGGTGTGATGACAGAAGCTTATCTTGGGGCTCTGGTCTAAATACAAATGAGATCTGGCACATTTTTTGTCACCGTCTCCACCACCCGTTCTCCAGCTCTCCCCGAGTCCAGAACCGAATCTATCCAGCCATACACTGCACTTCTCGTTTCAGTCTGCTGCCCTGTCTGCTCTTTCTCCACCTGCCTGAAAGTGGTAAATCTGCTCGCCACATCCTTGCGACACACTCTCTAAGTAAAAGCGGTACAAATAACCTCTGGGGCCAGATTTTTTGGGGTGCTCAGCACTTCTTAATTTAAGCCAGCGGCAGTTCTAGGGGTCAGTTCTTCTGTACATCAGGTGCTTGGCTGCCCTGTAATCTCCTCACCTTAATTACTGCCTGTGGCAGTTCAGCAGTCCTCTGGTAAGGTCCAAGTTCTTGGTACATTACcatgggatggagggagaggcTTTCAAAATCAAAGTCCTATCAACATCTGACACCTGCCTAATTGGTTCCGTGTTCTCTCATCCTTTGTGTTGACTTAAAGTGAAGTCCCATTTTTGGGAGGCTCATCTGCCTTGTTTCAGAACTTCTTGAATATTGCTGTTGAATACATTTGGTTGAACAACTGCAATGACCAGAACTTACCTCTTACTACCTAACATTTCTCACCATGCAGTGGTGAGGCTTCTCTCAGCCCCTTCTCTTTACCAGGGGCTGAGAGAAGGtgaggatggggagggaaagaaaccTGCTTCACTTAAAAGCAGTGGACTGGATCATGTAAATGATTAGGACTTAGGatatttcactgaaagagcTGCAGTTCAGTAGCACGAACAATCCCAGAAAGTCTCCTTCGCTTCTGGGGTTCTGCAGATGACTTTCCCAACTCTTTCTAAGCAGGCGGGCACTGTCATCCCCCTGGCAAGAGGAGGGCCTTGCTCTTTGCTGCAGCATGACTCTGGAAGCTGAGACTGCTGTAGTCATCTGCTAGATGTTTGCATCCCTCAGACCGTTTTGAAAACCTCAACCGGTTTACTCCTTGGTTGTAAAGTGGATTGGCACCTCTCTGAAGGACAAGTATGCGTCCTTTGAACCTTTAGTAAAAATCATTTGGCTCAAAACCAAGTCTAAAACACTGGATTATAATTTTGACCTGAAGCATAGATGACAAAATGATAAATTTGCAAAACTCAGGCATTTTTTAGAGCACATGAATTCAATGGGAGTATTACCATCAACATCAAAGGGAGCAGGATTGAACCTGTAATGTATAGCACTAATGACTACAATCAAATAAACTTATATTGCTTGGGTTTTCTACCACCTTTtgccttgtgtgtgtgtgtgcacttttATGTGTGTGCCAAATGAGTGGATCCAGAGTGCTACCATTTTGGATCTGGGGCAGTTATACTAGCTtggtaaaaatataaataatgatgCAGGGTGACAAACTTCGGGGATTGTTTCCATAAATCAGTAAAGGAAGTGAAGAACTGAAAACCTTGAAAGATGACATTA encodes:
- the CCND1 gene encoding G1/S-specific cyclin-D1 isoform X2, with product MEHQLLCCEVDTIRRAYLDANLLNDRVLQTMLKAEETCSPSVSYFKCVQKEILPYMRKIVATWMLEVCEEQKCEEEVFPLAMNYLDRFLSFEPLKKSRLQLLGATCMFVASKMKETIPLTAEKLCIYTDNSIRPDELLQMELLLVNKLKWNLAAMTPHDFIEHFLTKMPLAEDTKQIIRKHAQTFVALCATDIKFISNPPSMIAAGSVVAAVQGLHLGNTNTFLSYQCLTHFLSQVIKCDPLPGDAHQ